Proteins from a single region of Clostridia bacterium:
- a CDS encoding co-chaperone GroES has translation MKIVPLLDRVVLKMTEQEETTKSGIVLPGSAKEKPQVAEVIEVGPGGMVEGKEVVMQVAKGDKVITSKYSGTEIKLDGEEYIIVRQSDILAVVK, from the coding sequence ATGAAAATCGTTCCGTTGCTCGACAGAGTCGTTCTGAAAATGACCGAGCAGGAAGAAACCACCAAGAGCGGCATCGTGCTGCCCGGCTCCGCCAAGGAGAAGCCCCAGGTCGCCGAAGTCATCGAGGTCGGCCCCGGCGGTATGGTCGAGGGCAAGGAGGTCGTCATGCAGGTCGCCAAGGGCGACAAGGTCATCACCTCCAAGTATTCAGGCACCGAGATCAAGCTCGACGGCGAAGAGTATATCATCGTCCGCCAGTCCGACATTCTCGCCGTTGTCAAATAA